In the genome of Columba livia isolate bColLiv1 breed racing homer chromosome 1, bColLiv1.pat.W.v2, whole genome shotgun sequence, the window TCGCAGTTAGAGCTATGGCGTGTAGAACGCCTCAGCGACTGCAGAATCTCAGGTTCAGCCTTCCGTCTCTTTGGCGTGGCTGGCTCCCCTGTTGTGGGCTGGCTGTCAGTTGACTGAGGCGTTGGTGGATTCAACAGAGGAGGACTTGGGGAAAGTTCCTCCTGATTTCTAGGAAATAAAGGCAGCTttacagaagagatcaggacTCTTCCCCCAAAGAGATCCTTCTAGTTTCACAGACCTTCTTAAATATAATACTTATTCAAATTAGTCTCCTCCCAATACCTAGCAAAGTGATGAGGCCTTCttttaaatactattttctGGAAGCATacttattttcaaatgtaaaagTTAGTGAACACAAATTTACATTTCAATGTAATTCTTTTCCCCCCACAAAGTTGCAACATAACTCCACATCCATCAGTACAAACCCCCTCTGAAGCTAACCAGATATAAATGCAGAATTCTGAATTCAGACAACAAATTAACAGAAAAGTTCAACATTTTATCACGACAATCTTAAAGTCTGTGAGAAATCATCCTGTTCTGAACACATAACCACATTCTATTGCATTTTCCCCAGGAGATAAGCAGTATTGGACTCTGTATACCCAACCTACCTGTTAGTATTTGTTGAGTTTTCTTTaataggaagaaagaattttgaTGAAGTCACCTTCTTAAATTGAGCTTGTTCATAAGGATAGAGCAAAATTAATGGAAGCGTGAAGTCAAAGGTTATTCTCAGGCCATCCACCATCTCTTTACATAACTCAACACTGGAGAAAAAAGGATTATGAATTTCAAAGTTGCAATGTCAAAATTTTTCAGTGTAGTTGTAGGaaatttccttttaatataGATCATTAATGTCTTAACTATGATATGCTAACTTTGTCACTAAATAATGATGAATGATTAAAAGCATACTTGAAGAGACAATGATTGCTGTTGGTAacttcaaacaaaaacaaattttaaaagtctgctTAATAAGGTCAAACAATCTCatacatttgttttgttgtatgACTGTTCACTGGATTCATAAAATCTACAgtaaataaagttattttgccACATaagcattattttgttttttgaagttTACTAGGCTCAAAGGAGACGCACCTGCCAGCAAAAGTAAGTACTCAATAGATTGCATCTCTGTCTAAAAGGTATGTGCAGAATTTTATTTATAGCCACGAAGATGTAGTTAAGGCTGTGCTTAAGAGATACCCAgtaaaccaacaacaacagataCATTTACACTGGAGATCAGTTTCCAATGGCCTCCTCCTGATAACCAAAGCACTACATCGAGAGGCTACTAGGAATTTCAGTTTTGGACTTGTGTAAAAGACACACAGTGCTAGGTGGTGAGTAGATGTACAAGAAGAAACATAAAGACTGAGTCCAGCTCACCTCCAACATGTCTCACCTCTATGAAGGTATTAACCTCTCATGTCTCAAGTGCATATATGTGTACAGTAACAGTAATTTGACTCTGCCACAATGACCCATGTTAGAAGTTCCATACCTCCTATTAACCATTTCATACCACCTGCTAAAactactgccttttttttttaacactatACAAATTGATTCAGAGGACTATCATGTGCAGAAATTCTGACATCCTAGAAGGTCAGTTACCTTCTACGTCAGAGTAGAAAGGGCAGTACAACAAAGTCGTCAACTGAATCCCTCCTACGTCATGGATCACTGAAGTTATACATTTTCCATATTAAAGCACCTTCTTTATTGAGGAAGTCACTCAAACATACACCTTTAAAAATAGCAATGTGCACGCAGCCTTTTATTCCTATTTCTCATGTCTCATCTAACTTCTTGTTTGGAAGATTatattacaaagaaagaaagtatcATTGATCTGTCAAATAATGAATGACATCAGTATAAACTAAGACACTCACATACACCAAAATATTGCAAGGAATAGCGTAACTATGTACCATCAAAACAGAACACGGTAACAAAAGTCAAGATTTCTCTTTGATAAAATAGACATATAAATACGCAGTCTCATCTAATATTGAAAATGTTTaacataagaggaaaaaaaaaagcacacaacaaaccacaccacaaaaaaaatccaccataCTACAAACATGTAGGGTTGACACACTTGGATTTGTAGTATGGTAGAAGAATATACAGCTCAGCTGAGAAAACAGCCACTAAAACAATCAATTTTAATAAGCAGGACTGGTGTTACTACACACAGTTTCCCCACATACTGACTCTCGGATTTAGGACAAtatgtcaattaaaaaaaaaaaaaaaaaaaaaaaaaaaaaaaaaaaaaaaacaccaccaactGCACTTGGAGTTCTCTATCAGTGTTTGTATAAATTTTTTATCTTTCATAAAACTGAACatgttcagttttatttaagCAGGGAATTCTCATATCAGATACTCTCTCAGTGCTCAAAAGATTCTCACATAGACAACAGCAACACATTCTTCCAAAACGGGTCACAATATTCACAAGAACTTACATGACAAAAGGGAATACTCATGTTTTGCATAACAACTTTCTAGATTATACGGACTCTCTCACTCATAAACAGATCATCAATGTTACTACACTACAGGCATCTGTGAAATACTTTAAGCCCCATAAACAGACAAACATCACAGTATAAGCTCACAGAAGTGAACAACCTTGAAACAGAACACTGAATGCAAAGTCATTTTTCTTGTGACAATAGCACTGGACTAAAGATTACTTACTTCTTCTCTGGTGGCACATAATGAAGATTCATATTAGCATGTGGAGTCATTTGATGGTGGCGAGATCTTTCGTTGGctgaaaaagcagcattaatAGCAAAATGTTTTACATATGACTCCAGGATGGTTATTATATTTGTCTGACAAGGAAGCTTCACtagctgaaaaagaaacaacaaattaATGTCTTACAAAAACAATTAGTATATCAAGCTAAAACAGGAGCTTGTAATGTACTGACTAGCTTAATAAGTCTATTGTACAAAGTTATTTCAGGAGTGATTAATTTGAACCCTTAAACTGCATTTTTGATCAATCCTTTATAAACatctagagaaagaaaaatatggtcAGGTTAACAAGCTTACTACATTTCCAGCCTTAAAAAACAATCTGCACTCTAAACCACAATTGGGTATTGAAATATTACATTCTTAAATACAATGACAAGTCACTGTTTCAGCTATAGAGAAGTCTGCTGCCTACAgtcttcttattcttccttataTTGTCTAAGCTCATCTTTgcaataaagttaaaaaaaacaggaGTTGTTCTATGCAAGAACTTCTGGATGCCCTCCCCATCCACTCCGTGCACATTCATTTCCTAGCTTTTATTTCATACCCGTTTTCTTCTATTAATATAGTAACAGTCCTCCTCAAGCTTCTTTTTCAAGACTTCAGGAATTTCTATGCTTATTGCTCTTTCTTCCATGTCCCTTTTTGTGTGAGTgtcttgttcttctttctgcaACAGACCAGCACAAGAAACAATATATTGCTTGTACTTACAAATATTAGTGAAAAAGAACTTCAGTAGTCAAGATACAGTATAACCATCAAGTTTTGTCATGTAAAAATAACATAGAGTAAATATTTAAGTGGATAGTAGCCTCACTGTAAGCAATTCAACAATGCTGCTTTGAAGTcacctgtgattttttttaatttagcattCACTGAAGTATTTAACATAAAAGAATTAACTGAAATCTATTAAGTTTTGCTGCTTCAGATCGAACACACTGCAGCAGTTAGATTCAACAGACCTTGAGAACAACTGTTTACACTGTACTTTCTTTCCAATAATGTAgacaaaatacatgtttttcttccttaaagcCAGTCTTTTACATTTCAGTTTAAGACCAGAGTTGACATGCCCATTTCACAGTAAAATACAGGAGCCAAGAAGATCCTACTGCAATAACAGGATTTGCCCAACCTGCATAGACCAGTAAAATTTTACAGCACTCACAAATCTATATAATCTAATTTGCTAGGTTTTCTCCACATAAGCCTTACATgtagaaagagaggaaaataatatgACATATCTATAATTTTCAAAAACTCAACGacagtaaggagtaagaaaattATACTTTTAATTCCAGCTAAATAACCAGCTGTAGCTTATATTTCAACTACTACAATTTTTCCAGAGTTtcaaatacacatttaaatTCTATTAAGTTAAGGAGCTCATGAATATACCATTTCTGTCCTCTCTTCTATGTCACtttcttcactttttatttcttcatctgtTCCTTCATCACTGTCATCAGAAGAAGAACTACTTATAGCTGTGTAAAAGAGATTTCACATATTTATCTCACATTGGTACATTGCAGAGGTTAAGAACAATTTCAGGCCTCTAtgcacaaaaaaacaaaccaaaacaacaacacagcCACAACTACCTTGTCATATCTAATGAGGATTAATAACTCTAATTTAATTAAACACACAGGTATTATTTATAGCACACTACAAACTTCTAAAGTATGTAAGACAAGTTTAAAGGAAGTATTCTTGCACCCTCTCTAACTGAAAAACACCCACTTTAAAAAGCCCCCTTCTTATCTTAACACTCACAGACCTTTCCAATTTATATTGGACTTTAGTTCTGAACAGGGGATTAACATATTAATCATTCAATCAGAAGGTCTGGATCTATGCAGCAACAGTTGCCAGAACATCAGTTAAGTGCCAGCCAGTGTTCCTGCTG includes:
- the MSL3 gene encoding male-specific lethal 3 homolog isoform X2, which produces MTSRGMKFKFHRGERVLCFEPDPTKAKVLYDAKIVDIVVGKDEKGRKIPEYLIHFNGWNRSWDRWAAEDHVLRDTDENRRLQRKLARKAVARMRRKGRKKRRCRLPGVDSVLKSLPAEENDESSENSISSSSSDDSDEGTDEEIKSEESDIEERTEMKEEQDTHTKRDMEERAISIEIPEVLKKKLEEDCYYINRRKRLVKLPCQTNIITILESYVKHFAINAAFSANERSRHHQMTPHANMNLHYVPPEKNVELCKEMVDGLRITFDFTLPLILLYPYEQAQFKKVTSSKFFLPIKENSTNTNRNQEELSPSPPLLNPPTPQSTDSQPTTGEPATPKRRKAEPEILQSLRRSTRHSSNCDRLSESSASPQPKRRHLETPASMPKLFLHLEKKTPVHSGSSSPITLTPSKEGSAVFTGFEGRRNNELNEVLSWKLMPENYPPSDQPPPPSYIYGSQHLLRMFGF
- the MSL3 gene encoding male-specific lethal 3 homolog isoform X3 — encoded protein: MRRKGRKKRRCRLPGVDSVLKSLPAEENDESSENSISSSSSDDSDEGTDEEIKSEESDIEERTEMKEEQDTHTKRDMEERAISIEIPEVLKKKLEEDCYYINRRKRLVKLPCQTNIITILESYVKHFAINAAFSANERSRHHQMTPHANMNLHYVPPEKNVELCKEMVDGLRITFDFTLPLILLYPYEQAQFKKVTSSKFFLPIKENSTNTNRNQEELSPSPPLLNPPTPQSTDSQPTTGEPATPKRRKAEPEILQSLRRSTRHSSNCDRLSESSASPQPKRRHLETPASMPKLFLHLEKKTPVHSGSSSPITLTPSKEGSAVFTGFEGRRNNELNEVLSWKLMPENYPPSDQPPPPSYIYGSQHLLRMFVKLPEILGKMCFPDKNLKALVKHFEMFLRFLAEYHDDFFPESAYVAACEAYYSTKNPRAIY